A single Lactuca sativa cultivar Salinas chromosome 8, Lsat_Salinas_v11, whole genome shotgun sequence DNA region contains:
- the LOC111918391 gene encoding serine/threonine-protein kinase OXI1: MDEDQIPLLDLEKLKVISPLGRGAKGVVFLVQNEASNGELLALKVISRASIKKKVKDKDSDGSEYKRICFEKEVLRRCQHPLLPKLRGVLSTENIVGYAIDYCPGRDLNYLRKKQTEKMFSDDLIRFYAAELVLALEYLHGLGIVYRDLKPENIMIQENGHLMLVDFDLSTKLSPKLPSQSSSTESTPSPKSDALTKKKKRISPFYKCCHPVISAEESVHPAESVKSETRSETRSLSKSNSFVGTEEYVSPEMIQGTGHDFAVDWWCLGVVLHEMLYGTTPFRGINRKETFYRILSKSPELVGKPTALRDLIRKLLEKDPKQRISVEEIKGHDFFKGVDWEKVVQISRPPFIPGLFDDEHVDGIKKIDVEDFVQGLLKVDDDVTAGVMEKEHKQEQDAAKDLLVF; this comes from the exons ATGGACGAGGATCAAATCCCGTTGTTAGACCTCGAAAAATTGAAGGTTATATCGCCGTTAGGTCGAGGAGCTAAAGGTGTGGTGTTTTTGGTGCAAAATGAAGCATCCAATGGAGAATTACTTGCTTTGAAGGTGATTTCAAGAGCTTCGATTAAGAAGAAGGTGAAGGATAAGGATAGTGATGGTAGTGAGTACAAACGGATTTGCTTCGAGAAGGAGGTGTTGCGACGATGTCAACATCCATTGCTACCCAAACTCCGTGGTGTTTTGTCGACTGAAAATATTGTTGGATACGCCATTGATTACTGTCCAGGACGTGATCTCAATTATCTTCGGAAGAAACAGACGGAGAAAATGTTTTCAGATGATTTAATCAG GTTTTACGCGGCGGAATTGGTACTCGCTTTAGAGTATCTTCACGGATTGGGGATTGTTTACAGAGATTTAAAGCCGGAAAACATAATGATCCAGGAAAACGGACACCTAATGCTTGTCGATTTCGATCTATCAACTAAACTTTCACCAAAACTCCCCTCTCAATCTTCATCAACAGAATCCACACCCTCCCCGAAATCCGATGCGTTAACGAAAAAGAAAAAACGAATTTCACCGTTTTACAAGTGTTGCCACCCTGTTATCTCGGCGGAGGAATCGGTACATCCCGCCGAGTCAGTCAAATCAGAGACACGTAGCGAGACCAGGTCACTTTCCAAATCCAACTCGTTCGTGGGAACGGAAGAATACGTCTCGCCGGAGATGATACAAGGCACCGGCCACGATTTCGCGGTGGACTGGTGGTGCTTGGGAGTAGTCTTGCATGAAATGCTATACGGCACAACACCGTTCCGTGGAATAAACAGGAAGGAGACCTTTTACCGGATTCTGTCAAAGTCGCCGGAGCTCGTCGGAAAACCGACGGCATTAAGAGACTTGATCCGTAAATTGCTGGAGAAGGATCCGAAACAGAGAATATCGGTGGAGGAAATCAAGGGTCATGATTTTTTCAAAGGAGTTGACTGGGAAAAAGTCGTACAGATCTCGAGACCTCCTTTTATACCTGGACTGTTCGATGACGAACACGTGGATGGAATTAAAAAAATCGATGTAGAGGATTTTGTCCAAGGGTTGTTAAAGGTGGATGATGACGTCACTGCTGGCGTCATGGAGAAAGAACATAAACAAGAACAAGATGCTGCCAAGGATCTGTTGGTTTTCTAA